The Syngnathus scovelli strain Florida chromosome 11, RoL_Ssco_1.2, whole genome shotgun sequence region atatggagaaacttctaccaaattcactaatcattgttctgggtgatcttaacagggcgaacctcgcacacgaactccccagatacagacagcacataacgtgtcccaccagaggggcacagacactggaccactgctacaccgtaattaaggatgcataccactctgtggctcgtgcagctttaggactctcggaccactgtctagttcatctggtccctgcctacagacagaaactaaaaacttctaagcctgtggtgaggactgtcaggaagtggacagtggagtcaaggcaggacctccaagcctgctttgactgcaccgattggagtgtttttgatgctgcaaattcagacttgcatgaactcactgacactgtcacatcatacatcagtttttgtgaggatctgtgtgtgcagactaagaccttctgcacgtacaacaacgacaaaccttggtttacaccgaaccttaggaggctgcgcaaagtcaaggaggaggcctacaggagcggcgaccgggacctgttcaagcagaccagaaacacactgaaccgagaggtcaggaaagccaggaggtgttacggggagagcctggagagacacctctctgccaatcctgatccctcaacagtgtggaaaggcctgcagagcatcacgggcttcaagaaacgaaccccccgtcctgtggagagcccaaggctcgctgaccagctaaacaggttctactgcaggattgatcggtcctcccacacaacgggacctcctgcagcacaatccacacaatccacatactcacctccccccacaactgctctgtccacacctccatcaccgtggtcaccgactctctctcttgcagaggccgcgcccgcactccagattcgcgaggaggaagtgcgccagatgttccggagacaaaagatcaggaaggcaccgggcccagacggcgtgtcaccttcctgcttgaaagtctgcgctgagcagctggcgcccacctttgcacggatcttcaaccgttccctggagctgtgtgaggtgccctcgtgcttcaagagctccaccatcgttccagtggccaagaagcccgccatcacaggtatgaatgactatagacctgttgcactgacatctgtggtcatgaaatctttcgagaggttagtactgaaccacctgaaggatgtcacgggccccctgctggacccccaccagtttgcctaccgggcaaacaggtcggtagatgatgcggtcaacatgggactgcactacatcctgcaacacctggacaccccaggaaagtacgccaggatcctgtttgtggacttcagctcggcgttcaacaccatcgctcctgacatcctccaacagaagctcatccagcttgcggtgcctgcctccacctgtcagtggatcaccagcttcctgaccaacaggagatagcgtgtgaggctggggagcatcacatctgacaccctgaccaccaacactggagcccctcagggatgcgtcctctccccactgctcttctccctctacaccaacgatttctccgcaagtgactcttccgtgaagctcctgaagtatgcagacgacaccactctcatcggactgatccagaacggtgatgagactgcgtacagacaggaggtggagcggctggtccactggtgcagccaaaaccacctggacctgaacccgctcaagaccgtggagatgacagtggacttcaggcgaggcccttcaccactttcacccctcactatccgcagtaatactattctctccacagacaccttcaagttcctgggaaccacaatctctcgggacctgaaatggaccggccacatagactctgtccgcaagaaggcccagcagaggctgtacttcctgagacagctcaagaagttcaacctgccacgggagctgctgaagaccttctacactgccatcatccagtctgtcctctgcacctccatcactgtctggtttggatcggcctccaaacaagacaagcacagactgcaacggacaataaggactgcagaaaagataattggaatcaacctcccatctatccaagacttgtacctgtccaggaccaggaaacgtgcaagtaacatctcaacagacccttcgcacccaggttgcagcctgtttgaactactcccctccggacgccgttatagagctctgtacactaaaaccagcagacacagagacagcttctttccccaggctgtcgctctgatgaactcacaccactcttagagtctcagagtcattactgtgcaataacatcccgcttgccacaccttgtttgtctacactgtttgtactatgtgtcctctctgcatccatggcagcctggtcatcctagaagagggaccctcccatctgtggtctcttctcaaggtttctcatttcccctagctggagttttgagtttttccttgccctcttgggagtttaagatcagggggtgtttgagaatatctttcgttcttcacatgtcctgagtgttgttgttagtcacctaaatgttgaacagaggctgtgatttaccgaagtcaaattccttgtttggcacgctcaaacatggcgaataaaaaactcttgaatcttgaatcttgaatacgatctgcttgcggttcgattcctctatggggacgtattataatagcatgcacgtctgtcaaagtttgataaatttgagcctgtacagaccgcgtttgggaaataggtgctgTACGGCATTGTGTGTGTAGAGATCCCTCTGGAGACagggaaaacgtggcaatgaggcctcggagtgcaaggatcggtataccatgatggaaaagtaatttgtgtgcacacttaagttaaattctgcagaaaataaaggggaaaatataaagcgctattagaaacgaaacgaaacgaaagttaagtaagacgtgcgtatttgtcagtgcatatctgcactgttaaaaaccagactgcatagccgcagtaggcaaacagcaaaacgtggaatggattcgaatcctgctctgtcttctgtgtttgtgcgtgagcgtttgtcgctcaatggcgtctgtttgtgtgtgtgtgtgtgtgtgtgtacccatgggcgtgtgtatgtgagcgtgcgtgtgtgcgcgtgcgcgcgatCGTGAGTAAGTGGGTGTGTTTGCTCTTCAATGCGTGTGGGTGAGCGTGCTTGGagaggcaaaaagaaaaaagctaaaTGGTGagcttctcggtgctctggggcgcgtgcccgcctgcgcTGCGCGTGCGGGAGGGGGACCCAGCGCCGGGGGCGGCAGGGTGGCCAACCTGTATCTGCTCACCATGTTTCAGGGCTGGGCCCTCCCCGCTCGGGCGGCGTCGGGGCCGCGTGCAGGGCCGGAGTTATGCCCATTTTAGGGGCCTACCTTGCGGGTAGCGAGAAAATGTGACAGGATGATGGGGGACGGCAGGCTGAAGGGGCAaaggaatgcatgaccaacagtaGAAAGTTAGGTCCTGAGCTAACTGCAACCCATGATAATTAATATCCCATAGCTGTCTAAcaagagaaacaagaagcatgcgtATGTTAATCAATACGACACCAATATAGATGAGTATGTAGGTATGTCGAGAGGAGTGTGGTCCGCTCGTAAATAACTAGAGCCAGCTGATGCTCCTTTTAGCATTCTGAGGAAAAtgggaaattgtttaaagacaaccacaacttgttaatttaaattgttgaaaggatgagaaaattgaaaacaagttattgctACGGCTTTGTTTCTTTGCGACTCTCATTATCATTTCAGATTTTCTGGTTACATAAAAAACCCGACACAGCGGATACATCCGTTGGCTccaggacaaagagacacagactgaacttagaATGAATGTTTAACAGCAGTCTAACAGGTGAAGACTATTTTATGAGCGCAAGAGAGGTATCAAGTGAGGGCCACAGCGCCAGCTAGAATTAAAGGAATTCTCTGGATTTAGACATAGAACTGAATCGTATTCACGGAGAGCCTGCTCATAAATTTTGGCTCGACAAGGGCGACCAGCGCCTATGTAACAAGACTCACAGGTCAAAAGCCGTAAGTCCAAAATAGAGGAGGAGATGCCAACGAGGAGATATTGGATTTGGAAGTAATCTGTTGGTTCTCTTAATACCCTTGTAAAAGTCTACTCGgtacaaataaattaacgatAGGAGCGAGTTAGAGGTCCAAAAGTaagaaattcaaatgaaaaccACATCCTAGATTCGAATaacatgagcatggggaaagtgaacagctgagaaatggccttcaatgtcgtggcagtgaatgaaagattcaagatagttcggtaatatctgtaaagtgagcacaaCACCAGTAATACTTAGGTCAAGATGATGCTATGCAcaatttggaaactttatcagaaattgagggctcaaatcaggaaaggtaataaagaggatggcataaaatcaaagttaggaaaaacaaacgatagaatgtagcctgaaaatagaatgagcttctggaaattgcagtataatcgagaggaatcacagttaagactggcaatttaagtttggggtaatctgcaaatttaaaatggctcaaatgaggtccatcacaatacatccgagagctcaggaaggaaaggcgccgtctttctcaagtgtattacattgtcaagaatagtagaatttgaagtttgattaacaaaaggcaCTATGAAATTAATGGCATATTGGGAGATGATATTTAAATTTGGTACCCCAGTCTGTCTCGTCCAGTGGTCAGCAgttactctgaaactcgatcccgagactccaccgacagctgagaacaacaagaaaacggtgcatggctctgaggcacctttgaccttcgcaagagcaaagaaggactatatttgtgctggggggagcacaacactCGGACGCAAAactacaaagagtgaaggaacttacaagataagaatggactcagttgaaaatggactcatccaagagtgagagatgagttgactctgagactacaaccaaagacaacaacttgacaatgaggtgcggcgaaagacacatgagacctgaaagatgcatcaagctgctgagatgtcatcaaaactggtggagcttgggtcagagtggagggaagcttgcttgagcactgagtttgacaccactgaggagtcttgataaataaagacgtataaagaaataaggagcaaaatgtgtagtgttacagaaaaaggaaaaagcatcatagtcagagattaaatttggataaagcagataggctaacactgtaagaaataagagtagaatcacatttaggccatccagcttaacgattagacatttagtcattgacactttggagaagggaaaatagggcattaggacccactaggatgcagtcaagaggtgattagattgttcaatgAAGCTAAGTAATaaattagaagttaatcacacctcacagggaaattctggtgtcaaacatGTTCGAtaaaatcaaggaataacacCCATGAAACctgttgacagttaagaataatactgctactactaatactgctaagagtcacaccaagtgatagtgaacgcgatgacaaatgtgatagaacTCGAATAACAAATGCCTTAATATGGCAAAGTGAACATAACGTGGTAAagtagactgttggagtatctttacccggctgctcgatcggaacgatggattaggacaaaattATTTAGGGACCAGCTGAGGCTACTTCTTCCCCCATGCTCACCtatgaacatgctcaacagtggaaatgactgaattttttaggcatttatttggcaattttacggtaaaggtgaggtacgaaattaggaaatatttaattgggaagaacatccggaaatgaagggttactgttagtattcactgattgcctgctcacttacacatactaaatttgtttgttgtggtatgagtgatagaaacaaatggagtggcatttgtgcggttaggaatgagtgtgtcgggagcagtgtgaaaggccaaagtattttggagttggtatgaaagggtcacagttgagggtaagattcctctcacctgggacgggaacacccaagagtgatgactgacagctgatggttaatcagaggcaccatgaacagcaaaatagttcatggagaaggccgaattcagcaacacggatggacaagacaggactaatatcaaacattaggacgatggacgatatgacatgacaaacctggactcacccgacagggtgacagactatgtagatgacaagcatacatttgaaacttaagcttgcttgtggcaagtgcgagcttggctttgtttctgtgtgtcacttgacttattgcagcatcaaccaccagccgaggagcagattgctggttgttttataacttgtattacttttgcaggctgtcgattgcagtcttggaaagtttatgttgaattcacgtgaaaatgttaaccctaacccttttgatttttatgatgattgatgattttcaggacggaacccccgtgcgccatgattcattgtgtattttcatttagtagatactcgatgcctgtgtagttttgtgagtacaagtgtccgttgttggtattgccgagtgtgaggtgcacagtcaattttcaggaacttggggatgacagtCCTGGATGAgttcaaggttcgacaggactggctgcaagacatgatgatgtggtaggacatttgccggttcctttttggatgcctaatgacacattgggtgaatgtgtcaaaggggggtggggttacgtttgaatgagtaagtagatataaaatttaattgtgacattcaatgttttttcggattcacttgtttttgaggctttaacaggacgtgccagaattcaacaggcagtgatggaaggagcagaagaagcatctcGAAAGCAAAGTTAATGGGAGATAACAATCTGGAATGGAAGCAAAGCGTGGTAACAATCTAGCGACAGTAAGGGTTAAGGTCTATCAACGGAAAAGCATGAATGATGACAAATCATAAAGCTAATAGGGATTGGACTGCAGCAcaatagacaacaaatgtttggaaggtaattaaataaaataggaaactagatcagaaacgaggaatagggaaaatttcttaacatatgaatgcattaaagctgctattaaagggaaagtatttaagaacacatttcgacgaagataaggtacatacacaaattggttggacaaaactgacgagactggtaccaatttgacgatattgagaaaaacctaaatcaaagacgaaatttggagagaaaattaGTATTTGGACTGGGAAAGAGTGATTGCCGAGACATGATGGACAGGGCTTCAGACATTGACAGCTGCAGCTGGAAAGGCTAACTTGAACGGCTAGCAAGTTACTCTGCTACAGGAGAGAtcttgcgagactgacagcaagacgagacactccccccaggaggagtgtttgtttgtttgtttgtttgtttgtttgtttgtttgtttgtttgtttgtttgtttgtttgtttgtttgtttgtttgtttgtgtgctttaAGGATCACGTGCgcctctggatcataggagtagatgccgggaacgctcggaggttctattgagtacttcgatgagacgatgaccaccaatcgtccccgtgccccaaacaaccccagaggagaagaatttgtttgctgacgactgcttatggagatgtcgtttacgaggggtgaccaaaggggggcaggaggacttccggcctacgctgggcattgctgcttttttcattgcaactcaaggttttgtgctgttgtcattgttcaatactggcagtagctaccaattatcgcagaactcctggacgctgaccggggcctgggaggagactctgaggacggtgaagtggacataaagatcttggatggacagcaggccctgggcagtgatcccagcgcGATTCACTACTGAGcattcagtggactggactttgcatcgacagaaacatacatatgcaagggagcaaaactaagagcgtttcaacttcgcagtatgctgtgatattgcgtcaatattatgtccttcattactttatcaaatgaccacatcctGCATTACTTTAAGTCATCACATATTAACATCATGATAATGCAGCTTGACTGTTTAGCGGTCGGTGGTtatgtcatttcatttccatactgttttgtgagctcatactgttttgtggattgtaatgtgccagggctccttacacctgggtgacaccaggtgaggggaaccactggggatggtagaaagggccttcctctttttccttgtcattagactggcgaggttttttcttgaggaagggccggcaactttttggtgcttctaacgggccacaccaaatttattacttcgcaatttgtcaccgttgtaagggtattacctaaggggggtggtaccgtcgtctgtataatgtggacttcaattttctttacttgtggttcctgagaggcctcagactgttgtcaaggagcaattggctaactaaatagtttgagctttcctagttaaagtaaccttaagtagcatgcctcgagcataatttaggctgtgcaggtataggccaaattgtagacgtgaccataaaaaatttggttgggagaagattttttggttgtttactgatgtcatcttttgttaaactgttttcgggacatttgtaacgtcccgaaggggggaatgaagtgaattttgaactttatgcgtatctgtatgttgcactagatgatacactagtagtagtaagactatcaaactatatttgctgtacagagaagctttagtttcagtagtgtataagtacgtagtagaagacagaagggccagttggccgtgaccagggagaagtcagtttcagcaatgtgtgcaatcctatatgtcatgtaacatgggggtagagatggtccaaatggtagaatatggattgttcacagggataaattgacagggctgaaattccaaatttgtccaaaagatggcgccagaccaaaacatgagaccaaaagaggggccagaataagccagaccagttaaaatagaaaagaggaacacggtgtcagagtgtaagtcacgcatggaggcacaaatgaaatttttattatgtgttttttattttttgatttctttgcttggctaaaagtgtactctgtaaccgctttaagcaatattatttgtcaattcgatcaagggacccgtcactgagaatagtggcgtgacataaattgtt contains the following coding sequences:
- the LOC137840743 gene encoding uncharacterized protein: MFRRQKIRKAPGPDGVSPSCLKVCAEQLAPTFARIFNRSLELCEVPSCFKSSTIVPVAKKPAITDTFKFLGTTISRDLKWTGHIDSVRKKAQQRLYFLRQLKKFNLPRELLKTFYTAIIQSVLCTSITVWFGSASKQDKHRLQRTIRTAEKIIGINLPSIQDLYLSRTRKRASNISTDPSHPGCSLFELLPSGRRYRALYTKTSRHRDSFFPQAVALMNSHHS